The Thermus filiformis genome contains a region encoding:
- a CDS encoding CBS domain-containing protein, which produces MKVGELMTKDPVTIPEEATLEEAARLLLQNRYGGLPAVDEKGRLKGVLQVEELLPRPENIPFSDVEAWQLFGEWVDEDALEEVYRRYQTTRVKEVMRKEVPRVHPEDPLGRALELLLTTDIRHLPVVDGEDRVVGILTRSDFLKLILKEV; this is translated from the coding sequence ATGAAGGTGGGCGAGCTCATGACCAAGGACCCGGTGACGATCCCGGAGGAGGCCACCCTCGAGGAGGCCGCCCGCCTCCTCCTCCAAAACCGCTACGGGGGGCTCCCTGCGGTGGACGAGAAGGGGAGGCTAAAGGGGGTGCTGCAGGTGGAGGAGCTTTTGCCCCGGCCCGAGAACATCCCCTTCTCCGACGTGGAGGCCTGGCAGCTTTTCGGGGAGTGGGTGGACGAGGACGCCCTGGAGGAGGTCTACCGCCGCTACCAGACCACCCGGGTAAAGGAGGTGATGCGCAAGGAGGTGCCCCGGGTTCATCCCGAGGACCCCCTGGGCCGGGCCCTGGAGCTCCTCCTGACCACGGACATCCGCCACCTCCCGGTGGTGGACGGGGAGGACCGGGTGGTGGGCATCCTGACCCGGAGCGACTTCCTGAAGCTCATCCTCAAGGAGGTGTAG
- a CDS encoding cation:proton antiporter, producing MHGAEHILEVFYLILAAQVMAYLFKRLGQPVVIGEVLAGVLVGPALLGWVHEGEVLEFLAELGAIFLLFMVGLETRLKDILAVGKEAFLVAVLGVALPFLGGYLYGLELGFQTLPALFLGTALVATSVGITARVLQELGVLSRPYARIILGAAVIDDILGLIVLAVVNGVAKTGSVEVGAVLQLVLLSAVFVGVAVALSPVLARLPLERLPVGSPVGFALALGMGMAALAASIGLAPIVGAFLGGMLLSEVREKYRLEEPIFAIEGFLAPLFFAMVGVRLELSALVQPATLVAGSVVTVIAMLGKLLGGFLGALTQGFRQAVVVGTGMAPRGEVGLIVAALGLAAGAVNEEEYAIVLFMVVFTTLLAPLALRPLILWAEREKR from the coding sequence GTGCACGGGGCTGAGCACATCCTGGAGGTCTTTTACCTGATTCTGGCGGCCCAGGTGATGGCCTACCTCTTCAAGCGCCTGGGCCAGCCCGTGGTGATCGGGGAGGTCCTCGCGGGCGTCCTGGTGGGGCCCGCCCTTCTGGGGTGGGTGCACGAGGGGGAGGTGCTGGAGTTCCTGGCCGAGCTCGGAGCCATCTTCCTCCTCTTCATGGTGGGCCTCGAGACCCGGCTCAAGGACATCCTGGCGGTGGGGAAGGAGGCCTTCTTGGTGGCGGTTTTGGGCGTGGCCCTTCCTTTCCTGGGCGGGTACCTCTACGGCCTGGAGCTCGGGTTCCAGACCCTCCCCGCCCTCTTCCTGGGCACCGCCTTGGTGGCCACCAGCGTGGGCATCACCGCCCGGGTGCTGCAGGAGCTCGGGGTTCTTTCCCGGCCCTACGCCCGCATCATCCTGGGGGCGGCGGTGATTGACGACATCCTGGGCCTCATCGTCCTGGCGGTGGTGAACGGGGTGGCCAAGACGGGGAGCGTGGAGGTGGGGGCGGTGCTCCAGCTCGTCCTGCTCTCCGCGGTCTTCGTGGGGGTGGCGGTGGCCCTCTCCCCGGTCCTCGCCCGCCTTCCCCTGGAGCGGCTGCCCGTGGGGAGCCCGGTGGGCTTCGCCCTGGCCCTGGGGATGGGGATGGCGGCCCTGGCCGCCTCCATTGGCCTGGCCCCCATCGTGGGGGCCTTTTTGGGGGGGATGCTCCTTTCCGAGGTGCGGGAGAAGTACCGCCTCGAGGAGCCCATCTTCGCCATAGAGGGCTTTTTGGCCCCCCTATTCTTCGCCATGGTGGGGGTGCGGCTCGAGCTCTCCGCCTTGGTCCAACCGGCCACCCTGGTGGCGGGGAGCGTGGTGACGGTCATCGCCATGCTGGGCAAGCTCCTGGGCGGCTTTCTGGGGGCCCTCACCCAGGGCTTCCGCCAGGCGGTGGTGGTGGGCACGGGCATGGCCCCCCGGGGGGAGGTGGGCCTGATCGTGGCCGCCCTGGGCCTGGCGGCGGGGGCGGTGAACGAGGAGGAGTACGCCATCGTCCTCTTCATGGTGGTCTTCACTACCCTGCTTGCCCCCCTGGCCCTGCGGCCTTTGATCCTCTGGGCGGAGCGGGAGAAGCGCTGA
- a CDS encoding C40 family peptidase, giving the protein MRRRWIGAVLGLALALAQTHTVAPGDTLYSIARRYGTTVEELSRLNGLESFLLKPGQVLLLPKKEAPGPVHVVAPGDTLYSIARRYGTTVEELLRLNGLESSEIKVGQVLKLPEKAPSGPSAPPSPEGPPPTPSDEGEAKDTLDPESPLLKAVLKYLGVPYKYGANSPLALDCSAFVAQVYAELGVALPRTSREQYASLPPAEPLLPGDLVFFSFGGKEVDHVGVYLGRGVFAHASSYGSRVVIESLEAPFYRKTYRGARRVTASREPPPGPSAGR; this is encoded by the coding sequence ATGCGGAGGCGCTGGATAGGAGCCGTCCTCGGCCTGGCCCTGGCCCTGGCCCAGACCCACACCGTGGCCCCCGGGGACACCCTCTACTCCATCGCCCGTAGGTATGGGACCACGGTGGAGGAGCTTTCGCGCCTCAACGGCCTCGAGTCCTTCCTCCTCAAGCCGGGCCAGGTCCTCCTCCTCCCCAAAAAGGAGGCCCCGGGCCCCGTCCACGTGGTGGCCCCGGGGGACACCCTCTACTCCATCGCCCGGCGCTACGGGACCACGGTGGAGGAGCTTTTGCGGCTCAACGGCCTCGAGTCCTCGGAGATCAAGGTGGGGCAGGTCCTTAAGCTTCCCGAAAAGGCCCCTTCCGGGCCTTCGGCCCCCCCTTCCCCGGAAGGCCCCCCTCCTACTCCTTCGGACGAGGGGGAGGCGAAGGATACCCTAGACCCGGAAAGCCCCCTTTTGAAGGCGGTTCTCAAGTACCTGGGCGTCCCCTACAAGTACGGGGCGAACTCGCCTTTAGCCCTGGACTGCTCCGCCTTCGTGGCCCAGGTCTACGCCGAGCTCGGCGTGGCCCTCCCCCGCACCAGCCGGGAACAGTACGCGAGCCTCCCCCCGGCGGAGCCCCTCCTCCCCGGGGACCTGGTCTTCTTCAGCTTCGGGGGTAAGGAGGTGGACCACGTGGGGGTCTACCTGGGCCGGGGGGTCTTTGCCCACGCCAGCAGCTACGGGAGCCGAGTGGTCATAGAGAGCCTCGAGGCCCCCTTTTACCGGAAGACCTACCGGGGG